ATCGCCGCCTCCTCAGGCCAGTACCGGTGAGAGGGCGTTCTCGAACGCCTCGGGCGTGAAGGGCTTGACGATCACGAACCGCGCGCCGGCGTTCTGCGCGAGCTCCTGCATGTCGTCAGAGCCCTCCGACGTCACGAAACCGAACTCCACGCCGTTCCCGGACGCCCGCAGGGCGCGCAGGAAGTCGATCCCGGTGAGGTTCGGCATGTTCCAGTCCGAGAGCACGAGGTCGGGCTCGGTCTCCGCGACCTTGGCCAGCCCATCGACGCCGTCCACGGCCTCGACGATCTCGTGACCACCGAAACCGGCCTGCCGCAACGTGCGCACGACGATCTGCCGCATCACGCGGCTGTCGTCGACGACCAGGATCCTCATCGTGCCCCTCCATCCACTGAGTCGACGGCGCTCGCCGTCGAGCGCCACACTGCGACGCGGGCGACGTGTCGCGCCCACTCCACCCCGATCCGACAGCACGGCTGCGCGTGAGGCAGCACCATGCCGTGGCTCACCAGCGGCAGACCCAGGTGGTTGTCGCCGGCGCACAGCGCCTTCACCTGACCGCCCACCACGTTCGCGATCTCTCCCAGCGCGTCCACGACGTCCTCGTCGCTCACGTCGTCCTCGGGGCCGAGGGCGAGCATCGCGCGGGCGATGGCGACGCCTGCCGTTCGCGGGCACGTGAACGTGACGACGCCGTTCCAGTCGCCGCTGATCGTGACGGCACTGGTCATCGCCTCGTCGAGGTTGAAGGCGTGGTCGACCCGCATCGCCGAGTGATCGAGGATCGACTCCCAGACCTCGCCCACGATGCTCCAGAGCTCGTCGCTGGAGACGAGCACCCCCTCAGCGGTGCTCATGCGCCGACCTCCTCGGGGACGAGCCCGAGCAGCAACAGCTTGTCGCGCAGGGCATCGGGGGTGAAGGGCTTGATGAGGTACTCGTGGGCACCGGCGGCCAGCGCGCGCACGATCTGCGACTGCTCGCTCTCGGTGGTCACCATCATGAGCGTGAGGTCGCGCCACTCCCGGTTGGCCCGCACCGTGGTGACGAACGTGAGGCCGTCCATGACGGGCATGTTCCAGTCGACGCACGCCAAGTTCGGCACGGGGCCTGCGGACCTGAGGACGTCCAGCGCCTGCTGGCCGTCCCCTGCCTCCACCACCTCGTACCCGAGGTCGACGAGGATCCGCGAGACGATGCGACGCATCGCCCGCGAATCGTCGATGACGAGTGCTCGCATCAGCCGTCCTTCCAGGTGCTCTGCTTGATCCGGTACACGGAGCCGCGGCCGATCGGCACGCGCTCCCAGGAGTCGTCGACCCCCATCGTGGTTTCGCTCGCCCCCATGAACAGGTAGCCGTCGGGAGCCAACAGACTGCGCAGGCGGCGCAGCACATCGCGTTTGGTCTCGAGGTCGAAGTAGATCAGCACGTTGCGCAAGAAGATGAGGTCGAACTGGCCCAACGGCGCCAGCGGTCGCACGAGGTTGAGCTGGCGGAACGACGTCACGGCCGCCAGCTCGGGCCGCACCCGCCACGCCGCGCCGTCACGCTCGAACCACCGCACGAGCTCGGACGCCGGCAGGCCGCGGTTCATCTCGAGCTGGCTGTAGCGACCGTTGCGGCAGCGCTCCACCATCTCGAGCGACAGGTCGGTGCCCAGCACCTCGAGCCGCCAGCCGGCCAGCTGAGGCGCGTCGAGCAGGTTCATGGCGATGCTGTAGGGCTCCTGGCCGCTGGAGCAGGCGGCCGACCACACGCGCAGGCGGCGCGACGTCGACCGGGCCGCCGCCAGCTCGGGCACGAGCTTGGTGCGCATCGCCACGAAGGGCTCGCTGTCGCGGAACCACGACGTCTCGTTGGTGGTGAGGGCCTCGACGATCTCGCGCACCACGGGCCCGTGCGGGGAACGCCGAGCCCGGGCCACGTAGGCGTCGATGTCGGCGTCGCCCTGGGCCCGCGCGAGCGGCAGCAGTCGGGACTCGACCAGGTACTCCTTGCCGGCCTCCAGCACGATGGCGCTCTCACGGCGCACCAGGTCGCAGACGAAGCCGAACGAGTCCGGCGCGATGGTCATCGCAGCTCACCGGCCCGAGTCAGCCGTCGGGTGATGGCCGGAGCCAGCTCAGCCAACGGCAGGACCTCCTCGGCGGCGCCGGCCTGAGCCACCGCTCCCGGCATGCCCCACACCACCGACGTCGGCTCGTCCTGGACGACGACGCTGCCGCCGGCTGTCACGACGTCCTGGCTCCCCCGCCGGCCGTCGGTACCCATACCGGTCAGCACGACCGCGAGCACGTCGCGCCCGTACACGCGGGCGGCACTGCGGAACAGCACGTCCACGG
This window of the Angustibacter sp. Root456 genome carries:
- a CDS encoding response regulator — its product is MRILVVDDSRVMRQIVVRTLRQAGFGGHEIVEAVDGVDGLAKVAETEPDLVLSDWNMPNLTGIDFLRALRASGNGVEFGFVTSEGSDDMQELAQNAGARFVIVKPFTPEAFENALSPVLA
- a CDS encoding chemotaxis protein CheX, with the translated sequence MSTAEGVLVSSDELWSIVGEVWESILDHSAMRVDHAFNLDEAMTSAVTISGDWNGVVTFTCPRTAGVAIARAMLALGPEDDVSDEDVVDALGEIANVVGGQVKALCAGDNHLGLPLVSHGMVLPHAQPCCRIGVEWARHVARVAVWRSTASAVDSVDGGAR
- a CDS encoding response regulator, giving the protein MRALVIDDSRAMRRIVSRILVDLGYEVVEAGDGQQALDVLRSAGPVPNLACVDWNMPVMDGLTFVTTVRANREWRDLTLMMVTTESEQSQIVRALAAGAHEYLIKPFTPDALRDKLLLLGLVPEEVGA
- a CDS encoding protein-glutamate O-methyltransferase CheR, with product MTIAPDSFGFVCDLVRRESAIVLEAGKEYLVESRLLPLARAQGDADIDAYVARARRSPHGPVVREIVEALTTNETSWFRDSEPFVAMRTKLVPELAAARSTSRRLRVWSAACSSGQEPYSIAMNLLDAPQLAGWRLEVLGTDLSLEMVERCRNGRYSQLEMNRGLPASELVRWFERDGAAWRVRPELAAVTSFRQLNLVRPLAPLGQFDLIFLRNVLIYFDLETKRDVLRRLRSLLAPDGYLFMGASETTMGVDDSWERVPIGRGSVYRIKQSTWKDG